The Takifugu flavidus isolate HTHZ2018 chromosome 16, ASM371156v2, whole genome shotgun sequence genome contains the following window.
CGTCTCTGCCAGTGGGTGCGTCACGCGGCCAGAGTGATACGTGTCAGTCTCCATGGTGACAGACCACCGGCACCGCATGCTGATGTCCAATCATGTTCGGTGTTTTGACAGAGCTATGGCAATGGTCTCAGGagccctcctcttctctctgaagAGTTGTGGAGAATACATTTATGGCCCCTGGAGGAAAAAGTGTGTTTCTGGTGATCCTCTGTACTGCAGCATGCTGCTGTAGATCTGTGCTACACCGGTGTGAGGTAGCAATATGGGCTACataacaaaacaagacaaacggGAACATGGTTCATGTGTACGAGATGTGGCTCCAGGTGTCCAGGGATGCATCCATCCTGTAGAAGGGGCGGCTTTCTTATAGATTGACCATCCTACTTTCTAGGGAGGTTTTCTATATAGGATGACAGACAGAGACGGATGGGCTGTCTGTTCTGAATcttagaggtgtgtgtgtgagagagagagagagagcgagagagacagagatgcaCCTCCACTCATCGGGGATACTACATCAAAAGAATGGCGCCCCTGCCCCTTGGTTGATGGGTGATGCTGTGTTTCCATCACGGAGCGACAGAAGTGAAGCTttttcaggctgctgcatcATCAGGGGGCAGAGGGGCCAACAGGTTTACACCCAGGACTCCTCCTTCCCTCGCACACTCATTGTTCAAACGTGAGCGCATCCCAAATTCACACAAATGGGGTTGGATTGAAAAGTGGAATAAATCACCGGGAAAGCTTTCGGCTGTCACTTCATTTCAGAGGGAGAAATGCCGATTATCATTGAGGATGCATGAATTCAGTGGAACCACACGGCTGAATTTTTGTGTCGAATCACATGACATTGTGCTCCAAAGGCCTTCGTGTGCGGTGGCATAAGTGAGGTGAGGCTATCGGCAGAGTAATTAGaggatgttttcattttgaaaatgaaaagcttAAATCACTCTCCTGGTGTTGTTGCCACCAGCTAACATGTTTCTTCATGCTCCCATCTGTTAGTCACTTTTAGCCGTCGGTAACTCAGAGTTAAAATCTCTTTTTATCGTGTGCTCCCTGTCAAATTCCTTGTCAGAGTCGATTACAGATGATGCAAGCTTGACATATTTCGTGCCACGCTCTGATGGCTGTCGCCATATCAGTGCCTCTGCGAATCAGGCACACGTGCGCTGGAGTGGAGCCTGTTGAGCCGACGGGAGCAAGCTTTTTCTTGGAAAGTGGCCCCGAGCAGCAAACATTGTCATCATGATACCCTTGTTAATGCTGATAACAACAGAATCCCAAATTCACCGCTTGAATCTCATTATCTTCCATTGTTTTCTGCAGCCACGAGCCGCTTCTTCCAGGAGAAGGCGGTGTTTGACGTCTGCCGCCTGCTTCGCGAGCAGCTGATCCATGTTGATAAATGCTGGGTTGAAACCACTTCACCATGAGGAGGGCGAGCTCGCTCACGCTGTTCAGCACATGTCAGTAGCTCTGTGCATCGATCATGCTAACATTTTAGCATCCATTCAGGGCATCGTAATTGATGAAAGTGAAGGCAAAAATAACTTGTAAGTTTCATTAAATACACTTTTAAAACCTCCCGTTATAGTTATTACACGTGAATATTCAtaatatttatattaatttatAATGTGCTTGTTTATATATTCTTTCATTATCTATGACTGTGCTGCTTTTATGTGTATCTGTACCTGCACAAAGCTAAATTAGGAATATAGGGGTGCATATATGCGtatatgtaataataataataatgtataaTACATTATTATTAACACAAGTCAGTCAAAAGGTctagctttttattttttaaacattattaaGCAACATCACACTCGCAGAAGCCCTGGTGGAGATCAGTAGTTCATTATtttacatgttccaccgttgtGCATTTTTGTAATTATTGCACATTCAAGCAGGTCCCTTCCGAGTGTCTGCAGTTGTGCGTTTCATCCTGATGGGGCTGAAGGAGCCATTGACCCTCCCTTGCCTCTAAAAGTCAGCAGCAGCCCAGTGTGTCCCTGGGGAAACTGCGTTTTTCACAACCGACTTGCTCGATCGAATGAAGTGGAAAGGCAACCCGAGCAACATGAAGGCCATTTGAAGGGCATATCCCGCTCAACTTCTTGTCCACCCCAGGTGCCTGTGTCAACGGCGATAAGGAAAGCCCACAGTTTCCCTCTCACCAAATCTGTCGCTAAGGTGAGGTGGTGGCATCTGTTTGTGGAATTATGGATGAGATCTTTATAATTAATTAAAGATCGCTCTCTACTCAGGCTGAAGCGCAACAAACATCTCAAAAGAAGCCACAGCGGACCCAGTTAGACTCATCCAGAAAGGCAAAATTTGAAGACTGGGGCGAGACACCATATAAATAAAGCGCGTCTGCGTATCTACTGTATGTGTGATGTAAACGGGATGCAAAATAAGCAAAAACAGCAGAACTGCACTGTCAGTGGAAACCAGCATAGAGACAGTTGAAGATCTGGGAGTGCAGAGGTCCACGGAGGGGCGTGCCGGCGCTGTTCCTAAACACGACTAAACTACAGCATGTCAGAATGACAGATGACGCCGTCCCGGCGTTGCATCAATCTTACCTGGTGGCGTCCGTCAGCGGCTCGATGCCAGGCGGAGGAAACACATCTACAGTTGGTCTTAGCACATCATTCCTTATTTGGTACCTAGGTCAGCGCATGTGGGGCTAAAGATGGCTCATTTGTCAACACGTGGACACAAAACCCATTAATACACAAATTTTAATAGCATGTCTTTACAAAAGGAGCATCGTGTGTGGTTTACAACAAGTATACATTTTCTACATCGaccatttattaaaaataacagaCCTTGAAAAGTCCTTCTGTACTGTACATTATATTAAGAATAACAGCAACTAGACTATTATTTATCTGGATCTCTCTTTACATGAGCACGGTACACGTAAAACAGTAATATTGTAATCCCCTGTGCATGAACATTTGAACATTGAACGTGTTAACAAGACAGATTTGTAATATTATTGGGCTCAAATCCCTGAATAAATATGAGTTAGCGGAAAAGAGGACTctcatttcacatttttcttcctctctttgtccgCTGGGTGGGGCAGAAACCTGTAAAGGATAATCCAAATTACTAATAGTTTATTGTCATTAGATATGCAGATGAAGTGTCTTCATTTAAGTCATCAGCCTTTTTTCATTCCATTATAATTCATCTTTGCTGTGGTGTTTGGGAGGACCTGATGCGAACAGCATCCCAGTActtttgatgttttaaaattCGGTGTCCCTGTTCAGCTACATAATTAAACGGCACCATCCCAAATTGCTTAGCTGGGTGATGCTGAAGTCGGCACGGCCTGACCTGAATCTCTATTTCCATCTCCGCATTACAAATTGTAGGTGTTGTCTGAGGGGAAACACGGAAACAAacttaaatagaaaaaaaagcttccttCAATTCTCACTCGTGAGCGCTTCGATGTATCTGTTTCAAACTAAGGAGATGTCGTACACAAACTACTCTGTCAAACTCTGCAGTCCCTGTTCCCCTGTTATAGATATATATCTTATTATGTATAAATATAGCAGTAAATATAGTCTATGTGTGTAGCATTACAATGTCTGCAAGCCCAAAATGAGAGCCAAGAGAAAGAGATAAAGATGCAGAGAGACGATGTGTCTCACAAATCGTGTCCTGACCTGGGGGTCCAACGACACAGAAAAAGCAGGATGTGTGAGTcgatacgtgtgtgtgttgctgctcgGGTTCATCAGAAAGTGAAGGCATAGACCACGCCCACGACCACTATGTTCCCGACAGTGGCGACGATGGCAATCCAGAGCCAGATGGCGTCGCTGGACATGGACTGCGACTCGTCCTGCTGGCCCTGGGCGGAGGCCGCTGAGGTGACGGCGTGGACGCTGGCCGAGGAGTTGAAGAGCGAATGCTCGCCGCTGTAGTCGTCGTTGGGGGAGGAGTCCATGAAGGCCCCCGTCATCATGGGGATCTGAGAAGTAACGATTTAGATAATTAGATAGTACTCACTAGTTAGAATTCCAACAAAATATGGATTTATGCTCATCCAGCACATGTGATTCTGTTATCAGACCCATGTCTGCAGAGTAGCATTTCAGGCCACTGCAGATCCCTTTGTAAACAATAAACATAATTTTTACAACTCTTCTTGACAGGATGGTGCGAAGTCGTGAACCACAAAATGCCGTCAATGCTTTTAATGACGCTGATGCTCTTGGATCCGCCAAAACCAGCTGAGGCGACCGAAAGTCTTAAGGCTAGCTACCATCAAATACCAAAGTCTAACTTTGTTAAtagtccaaaaaaaaaacctcagggTAAGATTTTTCCCAACTGGTTAACAGTGTTTTTTGTAATAAAAGAAGCTAATTCAAGGCTGCCTTACAGTCATGTACAGTGAGTCGAGTCCTCAAGAAGAATGATGCCATGACTGTGGCGCACAAGATTTGTTCATATTAGTCGAGAGTAAATGCAGCATGAAATCATTAATAAGAAGCTGGAAACCATAGAAAGCAAGTGggatatatgtgtatgtatgtgtgtgtatgtgtgtgtggcgcaTCTTGATAAACATAGAATGGATATTTGACATGTGACTTATTACTAGGGAAATCCAGGTCCCGTGAAGGTGGAATCAACTGAACGCTGTAGTGCGCGTGCTTGCTTTAGTACATCAAATGTGCATCTCCATGGCgatgtatgtatatataattTGGAAGTGCATGAGAGGAGCATATATTGCTCTGGATGAGAAACAGGCCCCGCAGAAGATGTCGAAAAACAACGCTAAAAATACCTCGGAGGGATGTTGTTGGTTTCAAGCATACACAGAAATTCGCTTTTGCTTGCTCATTTGCTCACCTTCACTGCCTCGCACTCCTgtttataacccccccccccccccccccgcttcacATAAACATGGGCTAATGCACAAAGACATGTCACGGACACGCTGGCgcacgcacacgtacacacacacggacacacaacACTTGTGGTCTTCCCTCGCACGGGGGAAAAGTCTGTTTTGAAAGcattgtgctgctctgtattCATTGGCCCCTGGTGGTGAATAATGACATGACACATCCTGTGGAGCGCCCGCTGTTCACATGAGCATGATGAGGGCAGACAGGCATGCATGAAGTCCAGCAACCTGGATCTCaatgtatcccccccccccattcattccAACTACAACGCTTACATAACATGTTACAAGGTTGGTTTCCAGATATTATCTGCGATTCCCAACAGCAGTTTTGAGTTCCAGGGAAGACTTATTATAGCTGGTCCCCCATTTTCCCTTCTCCTGTACCCGGTCTATCAGCAGCATGAGGGTCCTTGTTATATGAGCCTTTTCCATGTTGCTTGTTTTGGACATGAAGGGAACTTGGTAAAAGGCCCTGGGTGGAATCAAACACAGAACCATGATTTGATCAGAATTGTGCTCGCTTCCCCTACAGATATAAAAACATTTGTAATATTTCAACAATAATTATCTCCTGCTGGGTTTCTGATGTGATAATGATGGGACAGCGTGAGGCTGGGGaatgagctgaggaggagctgagggtgCAGCCAGGACTTATCACTTCAGGTTGCAGGGCTTTCACTCTGTAGCATCTTGGCCTCGATTGACATGCTAATTTTAAACCACAACGCCGCGATCTGCTGACAACCCAAAGCTGAGAATCCTATCATGCATTCCATCTTAATCTAACATTCGGTTAGATGATAACAGAAGCTCTCAACTCTGTCTGCATTCTTTATAATTATATTTTATGTATAAGTGACTCATTGTCTGCGGAAGTAAGCTGTTAGCATAAATGGAGAAGCTGGCTGAATAAAAAGTAGTCTCTGCTGGGAACATGTGTGGAAATATTCAAGCTGAGCCCaaatctaaatatttaattGCACCGTTTCCCTATTTTGGGCCAAGAGGATGACCCAACGTGTCTGCAGCACGCAGGCAGGTGTTGCAGTTGCATGTCTGAAGTATCTTTAGCCTGGAAGGACGATGATACTACAGACATGAAGACACTTGCTCCACTCAGCCAAGCCCACAGCTCCCCTGTGGACGGGCACTAATGGAACAGAGTGAAACAGAGAAGCGGGGAAGGAGCATCCGAACACAAGCGAGCACTTAAGTGGTCAGAGAAGGTCAGCCTTAAGCAATGCTTCTGCAGAAGCCATGTCTGCTGACATATGTGGATTAATCACTTCTATTCCACTCCATAGTTTCCTAGAAGTCACACGCATTCATCTCTCCCGCACTAAAGTGGAGGAGTGGATAAATACCACATCCCAGACAAAAAGCTTTCTGGTAAACGTGTTAGAATTGAGTGTCCTGAACACAAATATCCCCTGGCAACGTGGTGAAGGGGGAGGTGATCGCATTACCCAGACTTATAAGATAGTTCCCTGAAACTTTAGATTAAACCTACAGGTACAGAGGTTCACACTTTATGATGCTGTCTCCAGAGTTTATATTTTCTAATGCATTTCACCCTCCCACCCCTTCCTGTACTTGCACCAAATGCTATAAAGCAAAGTGAGGGATTTCAGGAGTCAGGTACTTTGCTTTGAGCTGGACCGTTGACTTTTCTGGTTCAGCCTCATCGTGACCAGCTAGAACCTCATTGGTCTGACTGAACTAACCAAAATCCTCATTTAGCCCAAATGTACACAAATTCAAGCAAATTTATTTCACGTTGAAGCACAACTGACAATGTCAACAAACGCTGCATTCCTACATGTCCAATGGCATCGCAGTGATGAGgcggaaaaagaaaaatagcttACTCATGAAGACGTCCTTGAATCAGGAGTCATATCATTTAGTTCCTCAGCCAGAATATCTCTCTGACATATCGATCAACCAGGTTGGCCAAATTTTGGAGCTGAGCATAATTCATCTGGACTTCCTTACAGCAATTTGCATGAAAAGGTAATTTGACAAGacaagaatttaaaaaagaccCCAAATGTAACAACATACATAGTGCAGCAACCTGCATATAAGCCATAACATAATGCATATATCTCTGCATAACTTTAAAGAATACCGTTTAAAACCTCATACCACCCTACAGCACAGGAAAGTACCCACAATCCCTTTCCTGCCATTCGCAATAACACAACAGTTATCCCAGTCTGTGTACATCTCAGCCCAGCACGCCCTGAGGAGGTAGTGACGCTCTCCGTAATGTAAATGATCTGTTGTAGCCACTGACCAGGAAGGATGATGACGttctcctcctgagcagctttgattgACAGGTTTTTAATGCGAAGGCTGTGCAAAAGTAATGTGTTCCTACATGGAAATTGAATAATTTATAGCaatttttttctgattttctttttccttggAGGACAGCGTTGCAAACAGTCGTttgagagaggacaggaaggggttGTGCAGGGTGGAAAGTAGGCTGGTCTGAATAAAAGAAGTTGTTCAGAGTGAGGCTGTGGATTATTCAAACTAAACAGGACATTGGTTTACTCGACAGGCCTGTAACCACTAAATTTTTCAGGTGGATTTCTGTTAGTTCTTTGAGCAGCACTAAATAAGCTCCAGATTCCATGTTCAAAGTCACAAACTTGAAATGTAGAGTTTGAAATCCTTAAAAAACCTATTTGAGATGCTGAAAGACTCTGTGTGGTGGTGCAGTGAAGCCCTGTTCATTGTAtgctctccacctgctccactCCAAAAGGCTTCGATTTATTAGTCAAAGCTGTTCCCAGAGCTGTTCCACCCAACATGGGTGATCACAGCCATCGTGAACCATAATTGCTTCCCGTGGGATGTCACTCCCAGAAAGGACTCCTCGAAAAGCAACAACCAAACCCCGAAAAACTCTTCTGACGACAGCAAAGGCAACGCATACCtgaaagcagaaagaaaaagtcAGTTCTGTTCTCCAGGGGATAATAAAAAGGTCATTCACCGAGCTGATCGATAAGCGTGTCCGTCTGGAGGAGGGAACTTTGCAGCCGTATGCGAGAGGATGGCGAGTGGGGAGGCGGACGGCTGCTGTTTGAGGAATGGGCTTTACGCTCGATATCACATGACCCATCAATGAAAACAAAGCCGTTGGCTTCAAACTGTCACAACAGTCTCTGGTGTTTCAGGTACGCCTCTGTTTGGACAGGTGTGAGCTCCCCTCCCCTAACAACGAGCTCTGAGTCACACACGCATTACAG
Protein-coding sequences here:
- the LOC130540000 gene encoding uncharacterized protein C14orf132 — encoded protein: MDLSFMAAQIPMMTGAFMDSSPNDDYSGEHSLFNSSASVHAVTSAASAQGQQDESQSMSSDAIWLWIAIVATVGNIVVVGVVYAFTF